From Anopheles darlingi chromosome 2, idAnoDarlMG_H_01, whole genome shotgun sequence, the proteins below share one genomic window:
- the LOC125949678 gene encoding general odorant-binding protein lush-like, which produces MLAYRCSKRSASTLLVLGVILLWSPSYLVQCGMTRKQLINSMDMMRSACAPKFKIETEMLDNLRKGIFEEDRELKCYTMCIAKMAGTITKKGDINIQKTLAQMDAMLPPDMRDKAKEAIHACRETQGKYTDPCDKTFYSTKCLADYDRDVFLFP; this is translated from the exons ATGCTGGCGTATAGGTGTAGTAAACGCAGCGCCAGTACCCTGCTGGTGCTTGGAGTGATCCTTCTCTGGAGTCCATCTTATCTCGTTCAGTGTGGG ATGACCCGTAAGCAGCTGATCAACTCGATGGACATGATGAGGTCGGCTTGTGCACCCAAGTTCAAAATAGAGACAG AGATGCTGGACAACCTTCGGAAGGGTATCTTCGAGGAGGATCGCGAGCTGAAGTGCTACACGATGTGCATTGCCAAGATGGCCGGGACG ATAACGAAAAAAGGTGACATCAACATACAAAAAACGCTCGCCCAGATGGACGCCATGCTGCCACCGGACATGAGAGACAAGGCAAAGGAAGCGATCCATGCATGCCGGGAAACGC AGGGCAAGTACACGGACCCTTGCGATAAAACGTTCTACTCGACCAAGTGTCTCGCCGACTACGATCGAGATGTATTTCTCTTCCCTTGA
- the LOC125959532 gene encoding cilia- and flagella-associated protein 97-like translates to MSEDSFRRISTPETWVGSGGRWSSHDPQEISEKRSVNEEPPTHQQYKVIADPDPGATEEEPSSYTEQDHYSESDFHDEEEEEEPDEQDEQNGQVQDTQIAVSQCQPEDFDTGSHLLHIDFITDELQTFRLSSHDGPHLRRAGTGGRKTFNQQQQQQHNISFSRERVRQIERTNQILLRRILSTKPTLQTLSIRPQTVAKRNSSTVVSRVTSAALNRQKLQKRIASDNEILLKKVTSIGLPKRTTS, encoded by the exons ATGAGCGAAGACAGTTTTCGTCGGATAAGCACACCGGAAACGTGGGTCGGTTCAGGTGGCCGCTGGTCATCCCATGATCCGCAGGAAATCAGTGAAAAACGTTCAGTGAACGAAGAACCTCCAACACACCAGCAGTATAAGGTGATAGCAGATCCAGATCCAGGTGCAACCGAAGAGGAACCGTCGTCTTACACCGAGCAGGACCACTACTCCGAGTCCGATTTtcacgatgaagaagaagaggaggagcctGACGAACAGGACGAGCAGAACGGGCAGGTACAGGACACTCAAATCGCGGTATCGCAGTGTCAACCGGAGGACTTCGATACCGGAAGCCATCTGCTGCATATTGATTTCATAACGGACGAGCTGCAAACGTTCCGTCTTTCGTCCCACGACGGACCACACCTACGACGAGCTGGTACCGGCGGTAGAAAGACgttcaaccagcagcaacagcaacagcacaacatATCCTTCAGCCGTGAGCGAGTGCGGCAGATCGAGCGGACCAACCAGATACTGCTTCGCCGAATACTGTCCACGAAGCCAACGCTACAGACGCTCAGCATTAGACCACAGACGGTTGCCAAACGAAAT AGTTCAACGGTTGTGTCGCGTGTTACCAGTGCCGCTCTTAATCGCCAAAAACTGCAGAAAAGGATTGCCAGCGACAATGAG ATTTTGCTGAAGAAAGTCACATCCATTGGCCTACCGAAGCGGACGACGAGCTGA